Proteins from one Nicotiana tabacum cultivar K326 chromosome 23, ASM71507v2, whole genome shotgun sequence genomic window:
- the LOC142177324 gene encoding uncharacterized protein LOC142177324 yields the protein MSTFKSAARTFVGCPSMQEMMKKNVMETLADSQYDQPVYFSKAGEMESITIDSLTKKSNFLNVSAQQKKLVRCPSKEIKMAQQMVVTCQKFLESAASYDPESTSWMCLARAKGAESPTSNKWEDVLEMFLDLINCLSEETKLTLEVKKLEVMKEGLYQIRDVLIDKSIGYKETRHQES from the exons ATGTCTACTTTTAAATCAGCGGCTAGGACATTTGTTGGGTGTCCGTCAATGCaagaaatgatgaagaagaatgtgaTGGAAACATTAGCTGATTCACAATACGACCAGCCCGTGTATTTTAGTAAAGCTGGCGAGATGGAATCGATTACCATTGATTCCCTCACAAAAAAGTCAAACTTCTTGAATGTGTCTGCTCAACAAAAGAAGCTTGTCAG GTGTCCGAGTAAAGAAATTAAAATGGCGCAGCAAATGGTTGTAACTTGTCAAAAGTTTTTAGAAAGTGCCGCTTCTTATGACCCTGAATCCACTTCATGGATGTGCCTCGCACGTGCCAAAGGCGCGGAGTCACCCACTTCTAACAAGTGGGAAGATGTTCTTGAAATGTTTCTCGACCTTATTAATTGCTTGAGTGAAGAGACAAAATTAACTTTGGAGGTTAAGAAGCTTGAGGTCATGAAAGAAGGGCTTTATCAGATTAGGGATGTTCTGATAGACAAAAGCATTGGATATAAGGAAACTCGCCACCAGGAGAGTTAA